Proteins encoded by one window of Luteimonas yindakuii:
- the pnp gene encoding polyribonucleotide nucleotidyltransferase, producing the protein MAKVTKNFQYGSRQVTLETGEVARQAGGAVMVSCEGTVLLVSAVANKTAREGQDFFPLTVDYQEKFYAGGRIPGGFFKREGRQTEKETLISRLIDRPIRPLFPDGFRNEVQIIATVMSMNPEIDGDILALIGASAALSLSGAPFDGPIGAAKVGYKDGQYLLNPTVSELKESDLELVVAGTANAVLMVESEANVLSEDVMLGAVMFGHQQMQVAISAINELVAEAGKPKWEWTAPAANEGIVSAIRSAVGEQLSAAFQVRDKLQRRDAISSVRKAILEALAPNAEANAWTSSELSKEFSEQEYQTMRDSVIRTKVRIDGRALDTVRPIASKVGILPRVHGSSLFTRGETQAIVAVTLGTARDGQVIDAVAGEYKEHFLFHYNFPPYSVGEAGRMMGPKRREIGHGRLAKRGVLAVMPTMEEFPYTIRVVSEITESNGSSSMASVCGSSLALMDAGVPIKAPVAGIAMGLVKEGDEFVVLSDILGDEDHLGDMDFKVAGTSEGITALQMDIKIQGITEEIMKVALAQAKQGRLHILKEMEAALSTPRSELSEFAPRLITIKIHPDKIREVIGKGGSVIQAITKETGTQIDIQDDGTITIASVDAAAGKAAKDRIEQITSDVEPGRIYEGKVVKIMDFGAFVTISPGKDGLVHVSQISSERVEKVGDKLKEGDIVKVKVLEVDKQGRIRLSIKAVEEGEGTPAE; encoded by the coding sequence GTGGCAAAAGTTACCAAGAACTTCCAGTACGGCAGCCGCCAGGTCACGCTCGAAACCGGTGAGGTCGCCCGCCAGGCGGGTGGCGCGGTCATGGTGTCGTGCGAAGGCACCGTGCTGCTGGTCAGCGCCGTCGCCAACAAGACCGCCCGCGAAGGGCAGGACTTCTTCCCGCTGACGGTCGACTACCAGGAAAAGTTCTACGCCGGTGGCCGCATTCCGGGCGGCTTCTTCAAGCGCGAAGGCCGCCAGACCGAGAAGGAAACGCTGATCTCGCGGTTGATCGACCGTCCGATCCGCCCGCTGTTCCCGGATGGCTTCCGCAATGAGGTCCAGATCATCGCCACGGTGATGTCGATGAATCCGGAGATCGACGGCGACATCCTCGCGCTGATCGGTGCGTCGGCTGCGCTGTCGCTGTCGGGTGCGCCGTTCGACGGCCCGATCGGTGCCGCCAAGGTCGGCTACAAGGATGGCCAGTACCTCCTCAACCCGACCGTGTCGGAGCTCAAGGAGTCCGACCTCGAACTCGTCGTCGCCGGTACCGCCAATGCGGTGCTGATGGTCGAGTCCGAAGCCAACGTGCTGTCCGAAGACGTGATGCTGGGTGCGGTGATGTTCGGCCATCAGCAGATGCAGGTCGCGATCTCGGCGATCAACGAGCTGGTTGCCGAGGCCGGCAAGCCGAAGTGGGAGTGGACCGCACCGGCCGCCAACGAAGGCATCGTCTCGGCGATCCGCAGTGCCGTTGGCGAACAGCTTTCGGCGGCGTTCCAGGTGCGCGACAAGCTGCAGCGCCGCGACGCCATCTCCAGCGTGCGCAAGGCGATCCTCGAGGCGCTCGCGCCCAATGCCGAGGCCAATGCCTGGACGTCGAGCGAGCTGTCGAAGGAGTTCAGCGAGCAGGAATACCAGACCATGCGCGACTCGGTCATCAGGACCAAGGTCCGCATCGACGGTCGTGCGCTCGACACCGTGCGCCCGATCGCCTCGAAGGTCGGCATCCTGCCGCGCGTGCACGGCTCGTCGCTGTTCACCCGTGGCGAGACGCAGGCGATCGTCGCCGTGACCCTCGGCACCGCCCGCGACGGCCAGGTCATCGACGCCGTGGCCGGCGAGTACAAGGAACACTTCCTGTTCCACTACAACTTCCCGCCCTATTCGGTCGGTGAAGCCGGCCGCATGATGGGTCCGAAGCGTCGCGAGATCGGCCACGGCCGCCTGGCCAAGCGCGGCGTGCTCGCCGTGATGCCGACGATGGAGGAGTTCCCGTACACGATCCGCGTGGTCTCGGAAATCACCGAGTCGAACGGTTCGTCGTCGATGGCGTCGGTCTGCGGTTCGTCGCTGGCGCTGATGGACGCGGGCGTGCCGATCAAGGCACCGGTCGCCGGTATCGCGATGGGCCTGGTGAAGGAAGGCGACGAGTTCGTCGTGCTGTCCGACATCCTCGGTGACGAGGACCACCTCGGCGACATGGACTTCAAGGTGGCCGGCACCAGCGAGGGCATCACCGCCCTGCAGATGGACATCAAGATCCAGGGCATCACCGAAGAGATCATGAAGGTCGCGCTGGCCCAGGCCAAGCAGGGCCGCCTGCACATCCTCAAGGAGATGGAGGCGGCGCTCAGCACGCCGCGTTCGGAGCTCTCCGAGTTCGCGCCGCGCCTGATCACGATCAAGATCCACCCCGACAAGATCCGCGAGGTCATCGGCAAGGGCGGTTCGGTCATCCAGGCAATCACCAAGGAGACCGGCACCCAGATCGACATCCAGGACGATGGCACGATCACCATCGCCTCGGTCGACGCCGCCGCCGGCAAGGCCGCCAAGGACCGCATCGAGCAGATCACCTCCGACGTCGAGCCGGGCCGGATCTACGAGGGCAAGGTGGTCAAGATCATGGACTTCGGTGCATTCGTGACCATCTCCCCCGGCAAGGACGGCCTGGTGCACGTCTCGCAGATCTCCAGCGAGCGCGTCGAGAAGGTCGGCGACAAGCTGAAGGAAGGCGACATCGTCAAGGTCAAGGTGCTGGAAGTCGACAAGCAGGGCCGCATCCGCCTGTCGATCAAGGCGGTCGAGGAAGGCGAAGGTACGCCGGCCGAGTAA
- the rpsO gene encoding 30S ribosomal protein S15: MSIDTNSIINEHKRAEGDTGSPEVQVALLTARIVHLTEHFKTHKKDHHSRRGLLQMVNQRRSLLDYLHRKDADRYKALIEKLGLRR, encoded by the coding sequence ATGTCCATCGATACCAACAGCATCATCAACGAACACAAGCGGGCCGAAGGCGATACCGGTTCGCCGGAAGTGCAGGTCGCGCTGCTGACCGCGCGCATCGTGCACCTCACCGAGCACTTCAAGACCCACAAGAAGGATCACCACAGCCGGCGCGGCCTGCTGCAGATGGTCAACCAGCGCCGCAGCCTGCTGGACTACCTGCACCGCAAGGACGCCGACCGCTACAAGGCACTGATCGAGAAACTGGGTCTGCGTCGGTAA
- the truB gene encoding tRNA pseudouridine(55) synthase TruB, producing the protein MSKPRRRVRKVDGILLLDKPRGLSSNQALQQVRKLFEAEKGGHTGSLDPLATGLLPVCLGEATKIAGGLLGARKAYDTVARLGTVTDTDDADGQPLRERPVPPLRVAEIDAALQALTGRIMQRPPIYSALKRGGEPLYAKARRGEHVEVEPREVDVHLFALQSAADLVDDLQGVPPQLRLHVECGSGTYVRSLVRDLGEALGCGAHVTELRRTWVDPFRDPRLWTLEALQALSERGRAALEACLLPIEAGMAAWPEIRLDPRQVQALSYGQAVSGGFHPQGEVGVFDLNGRALGLGEVDADGRLHPQRLFSWAVSQPGRVVRC; encoded by the coding sequence ATGTCCAAACCGCGCAGACGTGTCCGCAAGGTCGACGGCATCCTCCTGCTGGACAAGCCACGGGGCCTGAGTTCCAACCAGGCGCTGCAGCAGGTGCGCAAGCTGTTCGAGGCGGAGAAGGGCGGCCATACCGGCAGTCTCGACCCGCTCGCCACCGGCCTGCTGCCGGTGTGCCTGGGCGAGGCGACCAAGATCGCTGGTGGCCTGCTGGGTGCGCGCAAGGCCTATGACACCGTCGCCCGCCTGGGCACGGTCACCGACACCGACGACGCCGATGGCCAGCCGCTGCGCGAGCGTCCGGTCCCGCCGTTGCGGGTGGCGGAGATCGATGCCGCACTGCAGGCGCTGACCGGCCGCATCATGCAGCGCCCGCCGATCTACTCCGCGCTCAAGCGCGGCGGCGAGCCGCTGTATGCCAAGGCCCGGCGCGGCGAGCACGTCGAAGTCGAGCCGCGCGAGGTGGACGTGCACCTGTTCGCGCTGCAGTCCGCGGCCGACCTGGTGGACGACCTGCAGGGGGTGCCGCCGCAGCTGCGACTGCACGTCGAATGTGGTTCCGGCACCTATGTGCGCAGCCTGGTCCGCGATCTTGGCGAGGCGCTGGGCTGCGGGGCGCATGTCACCGAACTGCGGCGGACCTGGGTGGACCCGTTCCGCGACCCGCGGCTGTGGACCCTCGAGGCGCTGCAGGCACTTTCGGAGCGGGGCCGCGCAGCGCTGGAGGCCTGTCTGCTGCCGATCGAGGCGGGCATGGCGGCGTGGCCGGAAATCCGCCTCGATCCCCGGCAGGTGCAGGCGCTGTCGTACGGGCAGGCCGTGAGCGGGGGATTCCACCCGCAGGGGGAAGTGGGCGTGTTCGACCTGAACGGACGGGCATTGGGGCTGGGCGAGGTCGACGCGGACGGCCGCCTGCATCCGCAACGGCTGTTCAGCTGGGCGGTGAGCCAGCCCGGTCGCGTGGTCCGCTGTTGA
- the rbfA gene encoding 30S ribosome-binding factor RbfA: MPTKSFHRTDRVSAQLRRELGTLVRQAVSEHGLPSVSVSDVEVTRDLAHAKVFVTALQAERSQEAMAGLKALAGEIRFRLARLVKLRHVPELHFHYDDSVDRGERIDNLLRDLPDAPVDADEGDDDADGTRGD, translated from the coding sequence ATGCCCACCAAATCCTTCCATCGCACCGATCGCGTGTCCGCCCAGCTGCGTCGCGAGCTCGGCACCCTGGTCCGCCAGGCCGTGTCGGAGCACGGGCTGCCGTCGGTCAGCGTGTCCGACGTCGAGGTCACCCGCGACCTCGCGCACGCCAAGGTGTTCGTGACCGCGTTGCAGGCCGAGCGCTCGCAGGAGGCGATGGCCGGCCTCAAGGCGCTGGCAGGGGAAATCCGCTTCCGCCTCGCCCGGCTGGTCAAGCTGCGCCACGTGCCGGAACTGCATTTCCACTACGACGATTCGGTCGATCGCGGCGAGCGCATCGACAACCTGCTGCGTGATCTTCCCGATGCGCCGGTCGACGCCGACGAGGGCGATGACGACGCGGACGGGACGCGCGGCGACTGA